The Flavipsychrobacter sp. genome contains the following window.
AGGGAGAACATTGCTAAAACAGTTAACTAAATAAGGTCATGTCCACCGACAATATTTCTATTCATCTTTTTTCGGAGCTGGAAGAGGCTGATATATTAGCATTCAATAAAAAGGCCTATCCTAATAAGGCGCATAAGCTTAACAGTCCATTACTTAAATGGCAGTTTCGCATAGGGTACGATGCCAAGGTTGAGCCTATTTATATAAAGTATGAAGGTAAGATAGTAGGGCAGGCAGCACTACAACCCATAATGGCTACATGTGGTGCGCAACAATATATGGCTACTTGGTACAATAATTTTATTGTACTGCCGAGTATGCAAGGCAAAGGTTTAGGTAAAATACTGACCCAAAAATGGATGGAGTTGGCACCGCTACACATTACCAACTGTAATGATAACTCGATGGCTGTGTTTAGAAAATTGGGTTGGGATGAAGAGTTTCATACGGTGCGCTATGGATTGCCGATCAACATAAATGCCTTAGCCAGATCGAAAGGGTGGACGGGAGTTAAAGCAATGGCAGCAGCTGTGTTGTCTCCCTTGTACAGCCTTTGGCTAAAAATGAAATATGGTAAAGCGCAACATGCGGCAATAACACCGATAAAAGATATACCTCTTGATGAAATAGTGACTGACTGTAAAGAAGAAGGAGAGAATAGACTCGTGAGGGATAAGGCTTGGGTGCAATGGCGCTTGCTGGATAGCCCCTATGCTAATAAGCATTATAGAATAAAGCTTGGCGATGCGGTTATCTATTTCAGAGTGTTGGAGTATGCGGACATCAAACGAATACACATCCTTTATCAAAATACAAATGTGGCTGCCAAAGCGCAAAGAGCAGTGCTACAAGCTTTAGTAGCACATGCTATTCAAGAAAAAGTAGGGTTGCTATGGGGTATTACCAATGTGCCAGCTTTAAAAGAGTTGTATGATAAAGTGCTTTTTGATAAGCTCAGTGCACGTTTTGCCTATCATAGCCAAGAAGGTGAAGTAATGCAAGGTTTGAAGAATGCACCATTGCCACTACAGAGTATCGACTCGGATTATGACTTTATGTATTTTTAAAATGACGTAAAATTGTTATATTTGTAAAGCTGTAAAAGTGAATCATGCCATATAAATACCTTCTATTAAGCATCGCTACATTTTTCCTATTTACAGCGTGTAATACAGAGCGCAAAGTGAACTGTGAGCAGTTTAAGGATGGTCGTTTCAAAATAGAAGATACGGCTAATGGCACTTCTTATATTGTTCGCAACGGAAAGCATCAAACAGAGATACTGAACGGTCAGGTAGATAGCTCTACTTTTATAGTGAACTGGATAGGAGAATGTGAATATACTTTGACCCCAACTCAGGAAACACGTGAGCGCTACTATAACTTACCCGATGACGCAATGCTCACCATCAAGATAAATGAGACCAAAGAGAACTCCTATATTCAAACAACCTCTGCCAACTTCTCTGAAACTAAGGTGACCAATGAGGTAATCAGAATAAAATAAACGGGTGCATATTTAGCAATATGTGTGTGAAGAGCATAGCAAATGTTTATTTTTATAAGCATTTTTTATTGACTTCTGTCACTTTCAATATGGTTAGACATTTTCCTGTTCTTGTAAAAATAAACTGTTGGATGGATGATACAATAGTTTTAAATGAAAAAACTGATACTTAATTGGATTTGTTACAATATTTTTATAATCAATTCGTTATATTTATAGTGCATTATCACATGAGAACCGGTTCATTCCAGATAATCGCCCGCGTATTCCGAAAAGCGGAGATATAGAGTAGGAAAAATCTCAAAATCAGTTATATGAAAAAAACACTAATAGTGTTTGCAATATTGACAATTGCATTCACTAGTTTTTTAAATCCTAGCAATGCTGCAATTGTAATTAAAGATATCACGCGTTGCAATCCTCCACCTACAGGTAATCTTTACGACTATGTAGGTCCTGTGACCACCCATATATTACATCAAGTTGTCATAAAAGGTGTTTATTTGGGTGAAGTTCATTACAAGACTATGAATTGTGATGATCCTGGCGATAAGGACTGTTCTATAGCCAAAGTTAGTCAAAATTTTGACGAGGTAGATGTTTATGAAACCGTGCAAGACAAAGTGAATAATGGTACATCTTCGGGGCATGTAAATCTTGACGGAACATCTGGTACATTAACTATTAATGATCTTGTTGACAATGTTACTATTCCTGATTTTGGTTACATCTGGAATTCCACTGCAACTTGCACACAAGTAGTCATTATTGATGAAGAATAAATTGAAAACATTAAATATTTTATGAAAAAAGTAATAATAAAAAGCATATCCGCATTAATATTAGTTGCAGCATTTAGTGCAAACTCTAATGCTAAATGTTATCAATCAAGGACATCTGGAGGTACACTTAACCCCAATGGGAAATATACGTATGAAAAAGTAATTCAAGGTGACCCTGTAGACGGCATAGAACAATTAGATTGCTATAAACCAGGCAGTAATACGTGCAAATTTAAAGATGGATTTGAGCCACCGTCGATAATTATTGCAGGGACTCCTGTAACATGGCAAGACGCTATGGATAATGTTCAAAGTGAAATTAATTCTGGCAACATGTCTGGAACAGTAAATGCAGATGATGGACTTGGATCATATTCATGGACGGCAGTAGCTGTAAATGAATATGAAGTTACATATTGTGATGGTTTATAATTGTCATTAAATAGTGATAAGAATTAGTGTTATGCTAATTCTTATCTTTTTTTTTATTAATATACTTAGCCATGAGCAATAATTTTTTTTTACTGTTACTATTAAGCATATTCCCAAATGTAACATATTCCCAATATTCCAGATTAGTTGATACGGTTAGTACACAAATTTCTTACAGTAAGAACTTAAGAATGAGTGATGTTCACGTTACAGCAAATGAATCCAATTATTATTTGTTTATCCAAACAAACAAGTTAAGCACCAATAATAAAATAATATCTTATCAACTAGACATAAAAACTGGACGAAATCTACACATAGACACATTGCTAGATATTCCTATGTATTTTGTTTTACGTGATATAGGAATTCAAAAAAATAGAATATACTTATTTACAGATGACGAGTATCTTTATTTTGAACCTGGCAATTCAAAAAATACATTTCAATACGTTAACAGAATTGATAGTGTGCTTAGATATGAGTATTGTGAAAAAATAAATGACTCCCTGTTATTGGCATACTTGATATATAATTTTCATCCTGCTGATGGGAAATCGGGTTTATTTATGCAAGTAATTAATACCAATAATCAAAAAGTTTTATCCAAACATTTTGAAAAATACAGTTCCGTAGCTTTGTCCTCACTTAATAAAAGATGGCTAACTGTATTGGATGAGAAGATTTATGTGATCTCACCACTAACAGGGAACTTAAGGGAATATAACAAAGAATTGCAGTTGTTAAATGAACATGTAATAAATGGGATGTTTAATAAGACAGAAGTTATTACAAATAAAACTTACGAAAACTATTTGCAAGAATTTATCGAGTATAATGACGCTGTTTATAATAATGATACCATAGGAAAATATTCTAATAATAATTTATTTTCCAAAGAAGGTATTCAAAATATATTAGATACTACTGAAAAAAACTTTGCGTTCATAAAAAAGATATTCAATATAAATACCAGTGTTATTGGTATATGTATATCAAGACCTACACATAATAAAGAACAGTTAGATTTGTATACCTATAATATTAAAAAAAGGGAACTTGTTAGTGTATATAAAAATTGGAATTGTATATCTCAAAAAAACATAATGGAGTTAGAAGACTTTTACCCGATTGATCTAAGGCTTCAACATTCAAGATTCCCTAATTTTCAAGACGATACTGTTTATACTTATACTTGGTTAAATCCTAAACTTTTTACAAGTGGAAACAAAATGGACGTGTCTAGCATATATTTGAATGACATCAAAAAAAACGGATATCAATTCTACATATTAAAGCATAAAATAAAAAAGTGACATCATGGAAAAACTTATTAGTAAGTTATTATTTGTTATTCTATTTTCATTATTGCAAACAAATATATATGCTCAATATAAACTCGTAAATGAAATTAACACTGATGTTACTTTCCCTAAAAACAGCAGAATAGATGAAGTTGGCTTTGAAGTGAATAAAAACACAATATGCCTTGTGCAGTCCATTAATGACACCTCAAGTGAAAATGGTAATAGAAAACATATAGTCATATCATTCCATGACCTTAACAGTGGAAATGAGATACAAAAAGATACTATACAAGGTATTACCTCTGCATTTAGAGTTTACGATATAGATTTTAATGATAAATATTGCTTGTTAGTTGGGCATAAGAAATATTTATATTATGAAAGAAATAATACCCAAAATGCTCATTTTGTATACTTACCAAAAGAAATATTAAATAATAAAGGCAAATCGATAGCTTTCAAGAATGCTAATATAATAAACGATAGCCTTGCATTATTACACGGTGTGTATAATTACCATCCAAATTCAAGTGGTTCAGGTTTGCACCTTAACATACTGAATTTAAATACAAATACTATTGTAAAATCTGTGTCTTACGATTTCCCAGGAATAGGCATTTCGTTTATGAGTCATTCTTGGATAACTGTGTCAGGAGGATATATATATGCAGTTTCTCCACTGTCGACATGGTTACATATTTATGATAAATATTTGAATCTTGTAAAGAAAAAACAGTTGAAATTATTTGATGCTAATAGCTATGCAAAGAATATATTGTACGAACAGTATGTCGACAGCATTATTAAATATGAAAATATTAGAATTGAGAAAATAGTTAATAAATATGATAAAGACTCCTTAGAATATCATAGAGAAGATTTTCAATCATATATATATAGCAAAGAATACATTGGTTCTACTTTAGATAGTCTACACGGTGCATATAATAGTGTAAATCGGATATTTACGGTTAACGATTCTATAATTGCTGTTACAACTGCTACTCCACATGATAGGAATGTTTACAGAAATCTATTTTTGTTAAATAAAAACAGTTTAGAAATTGTAAAGAAAATTGATAAATGGAGAATTAGTCCTACAGAAGAACAAAACAAAGTTGAAGACTTTTTTGTTTTAGATATCTCAATACAGGATATAGCATCACCTAAATTCAAAGACGGATATATATATACTTGTGGGTTTTATCCCACTTCAATATTTGTAAAAGACAATGTTAAAAAGTCTGCTGATAATGTATTTAATTATATAAAAAATCATGGATACAAATGGACTATATTAAAATACAAAATAGACAATTAGTATTTTTATTTCTGCTGATTTTGAGTGCATTTACAGGTTATGCTCAAAAAGGGGGTGCAGAAAAGTTGGTTGATAATTTGTATAATTTGGATGATCAAAAAGCTTCAAAAAATGCACATTATATGATTATGACAGATAAGAATTGTTATAATTGTTTCCGTGAATTATTAGATGCGTTGAGAAAGGAAGAACCCCGAAAAAATGTCAATCTAATTGTTGTTACTTATAACAACCCTACAACACTTTTTAGTATCGAAGCGAAACATAAAGAAGAACTAAAAAATATTAATAATGTCTATTTCCTTTTTATAGAAGAATGTCAAAACAAAAAAATAAAGATAATGTCCTTGCTACAACAACCTTCACCTCAATTAATATATTCTACAGATACTGGATTTAAACTCCTTAACTATTCTCAAACAATGAAGTTGATAAAGTAATTGTTATTAGATAGCTTCTGTGAAAACAACATCATTAATAATTGTACTTATTATTTTATTCGGTACTTTTTGTAAAGCACAAACATCAAATTCCACAAGGTCTATCTTTAGTGATACAATGGAGATAGGCGAAGTAATTATAAGTGCTAAAACTGCTATTAAAGTAAACAACGACACCATCAGCTATAGAGTAGACTCTTTTTATAAAGACCCATTAGCAACAACAGAAGACGTTTTAAAAAGGCTGCCCGGAGTTGAAGTAAGTAGAGATGGTACTGTTACTATCAATAGCAAAACCGTTACCAGAATATATATTAATGGTAAAGAGTATGATACTGAAGATCTTACTTCGATCACTAAAAACCTACCCGCTGAAATCTTAGAGAAAATACAAGTAGCCGACTATCATAGTGAAGACGCCATATTTAGTAGCAGTAAAGAACCCACAGAGGAAAAAGTTATCAATCTACAGTTTAAGAAAAAGTATAAAAATGGTATATATGGGCGAGCCACTTGCGGATATGGAACAAAGGATAGATACCAAGCTGGGCTATTCGGCAACTACATGTCTAAGGATGGTCTTAGCCTAACAACTATTATTGGCGTCAATAATACAGGTATATCCAACGTAGAGAATACAAATAATAACTCTTGGAGTTCACCAGGTGTAAAGGATGAACAAAAAGCCACTATCAACTTCTCTAAAGATGTAACACCTAAATGGAAGTTAAGTGGTGGTTACAATTTCAGTGCCAACAAAAACACACTATACCGCTCCTCTTTCAGAACCACCTATTTACAAAATGACAGTTTGCTACTACAAGAACAAAGTCAACGTTCAATAAGTACAAACAATAGTCATAGGGTAAATATTAGAAGCAACTGGGATATTAGTAAAAGACTTAAAATACGCTCCTACCTATCAATGAACTATAAAGACCAAGATGCCAACAGTAATAATAAAGACATAACATACCAAAATCAGCAAGAGCAAATAGATTTTCAAAGAATTTCTCTAGTGAACAGCTATGACACTAAGGCTAATATTAGATGGAATAATACAATAATGAAAGCATTTGCTAAGGAAAAAAGAACCCTTATTGTTAATGTGAATGCAAATTATGGAGTCTCAAAAAGTACAGCTAACAATCAAAACACGAATGAATACCTCATATCCTCTTCAAACACCAATGTATCTAATACTGCTCACACTAGAAGCAATAATGTAGCTACTCATATCGGTATTAAATACAACGAACCTATAAGTTCGTCCAGCATGGTATCTCTTGATTATAGCAATAACTATACTATGGCCTCTAATCAGAGAGAAGTTTTGGTAGGTAACAACGGTATGACCATTTTTGACACTACGCAAAGCAGGAACTATAACAATAGCAATAATGAAAACACATTAGGGCTTAGTTATCAGTATTCAAAAAACAAACTATATGGCTCATTAGGGTTTCAGTTACTGCTCTATAATAGGACTACAAAAGATGAGCATAATAACCAAAACAACATTTCTCAACAAGGTGTTAATTATGCACCTCGTTTACATTTACAATACAAAATGACTAAAAAAAGAAATATTAGTTTTGGCTACAATGGTCGTATTAATGCCCCAAACCTTAGTCAATTACAGCCCATCCCTGACTATACTGACAGCTTGAATATATTTACGGGCAACCCCAACCTTAAACCTGAAATCAGCAACAACGTAACCCTTAACTATAGAAATTACAACTTATCAGGTGGCAACACGAATATATATCTACGCAGTAGTTGGCACAGCCAAAAAATAATCAATAATGTAGTGATTACGAATAGCAAAAGAGAGACAACCCCTATCAATGCAGATGGTAATTATTCTTTCACTTTAGGCATTAACAAGACCACCTCTATTATTAAAAAGAAACTAAGACTTACGACAAGTATCTCTGGCAGTTGGCAAAACAACGTCAATATCATCAACAACACACTACAGGATAGAAAGAGCTATACCATATCACCCAATATATACCTTAACTACCTTTCAAACGAGATCTATGAAGGCAACATACGCTATGGCTATAATTGGAATAAAACAATAACAACAAATAGTACTAATAACCTATTACAAACACATAATCTATCCCAACAAGGGACTTTCTACTTGCCTTTTCATATTAAATGGGAATATGACCTTTCCTATATTGTAAATAATGGGCTAAGTCAATCTTTTGAACAAGAGTTTTTCTTGGTTAGTACATCCTTATATAAAGAGTTTAAGAAATTAAAAGGTCTATTTATTAGTATTCAGGCATACGATATATTCAATAATTTTCCTACAGTACAGCGGAATATTAATGATAACTATTATGAAGACATATCTGTTAATAGGATAGGCAGTTATTATATGCTTTCACTGATTTACAGGTTTACCTCTTTCCCCATTAATACAGAAATATAATTAACAGAACCTTAAACGCCCTCTTATTAAAAGAGTGTTTAGCGTGGCATTATAAAAAGTACGATCATACCCACCGGTTTGCCAGGCTCGAAAAACGGGCCAAAAGGAAGGGGCGGGGGGTGTGGTCCAAAAAACATGTTAAACCTAGTATATACCGCCACCAGTAAAAAACCGACCCAAAAAACACAAAAGCCGCTATGAAAGCGGCTTTTAACGTGTTATATGCAGTCCGACCTGGATTCGAACCAAGACAGACAGTACCAAAAACTGTAGTGCTACCATTACACCATCGGACTGTTTCCTGCGTTGCAGGGCTGCAAAGTTATATAGTCAAACGAATATCACAAAACTTTTTAAAAATTTATTTTTCAATTATTTAAAATCAATACCAGCCACGAAGAATAATTCGTTCTCTAAAATCATCTTTTTCTAGTAGGTTTGTGTTAGTCCTCAAATTTTAATCTCAAATCGTATGTCATTAGCGGACAAGCCGCGCATGTGGGTCATTACATCACTATTTACGCTGGTTGCACTAGTGATAGTAGGGCGACTTTTTTACATACAGATTGTAGATGATAAGTATAAGGTTATGGCGAATAATATTGCCATATATAAAAAAATTGTCTATCCTCCTCGTGGTGTTATATATGATAAAAACCATAAAGTAATGCTTTACAATCAGGTAGTATATGACCTTATGGCTACCTATAGTAAAGTGCCTAAGACGCTAGATACCATGAAGCTATGCGGGATCTTAGGTATTGATAAAGCTCGTTTTGAAGAACTGTTGGATAGAACAAGAGTGCGCTACGGGCCTGTAAGAAAAGGCATAATGGTAGAGCAGCTTACCAAAGCTCAGACAGCCAGATTGCAGGAGAATATGTATGCTTTTGACGGTTTTGAGATGAGTGAGCGTTATATAAGAACCTATCCAGACTCTACTTCTGCACTTATCTTAGGTTATATAGGAGAGATATCTCCCAGAATGTTGAAAAATGAGCGTTATGTCAGCTACCAACGTGGAGATTATATTGGTATAAATGGTCTGGAGCATGAATATGAAGAAGAGCTGAGAGGACAAAGAGGAGTTTACTTTTTTGAACGGGATAACTACAACAGACCTACAGAACCTTATAAAAAGGGAGCATTAGATACACAGGCTATTGCAGGAAGTAGTTTAGAATTGTCGCTTGATGTAGAACTGCAGGCGTATGGTGAGCGACTAATGAGTCATAAGATAGGAAGTGTTGTTGCAATAAATCCTAAAACGGGCGGTATACTAGCATTAGTGAGCGCTCCAAGCTACAACCCTAACTTGCTTGGAGGTAGGGAAAGAGCAAAAAACT
Protein-coding sequences here:
- a CDS encoding GNAT family N-acetyltransferase; protein product: MSTDNISIHLFSELEEADILAFNKKAYPNKAHKLNSPLLKWQFRIGYDAKVEPIYIKYEGKIVGQAALQPIMATCGAQQYMATWYNNFIVLPSMQGKGLGKILTQKWMELAPLHITNCNDNSMAVFRKLGWDEEFHTVRYGLPININALARSKGWTGVKAMAAAVLSPLYSLWLKMKYGKAQHAAITPIKDIPLDEIVTDCKEEGENRLVRDKAWVQWRLLDSPYANKHYRIKLGDAVIYFRVLEYADIKRIHILYQNTNVAAKAQRAVLQALVAHAIQEKVGLLWGITNVPALKELYDKVLFDKLSARFAYHSQEGEVMQGLKNAPLPLQSIDSDYDFMYF
- a CDS encoding outer membrane beta-barrel protein, with product MKTTSLIIVLIILFGTFCKAQTSNSTRSIFSDTMEIGEVIISAKTAIKVNNDTISYRVDSFYKDPLATTEDVLKRLPGVEVSRDGTVTINSKTVTRIYINGKEYDTEDLTSITKNLPAEILEKIQVADYHSEDAIFSSSKEPTEEKVINLQFKKKYKNGIYGRATCGYGTKDRYQAGLFGNYMSKDGLSLTTIIGVNNTGISNVENTNNNSWSSPGVKDEQKATINFSKDVTPKWKLSGGYNFSANKNTLYRSSFRTTYLQNDSLLLQEQSQRSISTNNSHRVNIRSNWDISKRLKIRSYLSMNYKDQDANSNNKDITYQNQQEQIDFQRISLVNSYDTKANIRWNNTIMKAFAKEKRTLIVNVNANYGVSKSTANNQNTNEYLISSSNTNVSNTAHTRSNNVATHIGIKYNEPISSSSMVSLDYSNNYTMASNQREVLVGNNGMTIFDTTQSRNYNNSNNENTLGLSYQYSKNKLYGSLGFQLLLYNRTTKDEHNNQNNISQQGVNYAPRLHLQYKMTKKRNISFGYNGRINAPNLSQLQPIPDYTDSLNIFTGNPNLKPEISNNVTLNYRNYNLSGGNTNIYLRSSWHSQKIINNVVITNSKRETTPINADGNYSFTLGINKTTSIIKKKLRLTTSISGSWQNNVNIINNTLQDRKSYTISPNIYLNYLSNEIYEGNIRYGYNWNKTITTNSTNNLLQTHNLSQQGTFYLPFHIKWEYDLSYIVNNGLSQSFEQEFFLVSTSLYKEFKKLKGLFISIQAYDIFNNFPTVQRNINDNYYEDISVNRIGSYYMLSLIYRFTSFPINTEI